The Deltaproteobacteria bacterium DNA segment ATCAATTGTCTCTCCCAGTGCCGTTAGGGAGTTGGAGATCGTCAAGGGTCACGTATGAGCGCTCGTGTCCTTGAATGTCTTGTAAAAGTGTGGTCTTCCCCACCTGCCGCGGGCCAGTAAGCAATACAACCTTAAAACTCTTGCTTGCTTCTTTTACTACGCCGGCTAACGTGCGGTTTATATTCTCATTCATATTAGGCTAATCCAAAGCAACACCTTGGATAAGCCTACCGCTTAGGGAGTGGTTAAGCAAGACTAAAGGTTAGCTAC contains these protein-coding regions:
- a CDS encoding AAA family ATPase; the encoded protein is MNENINRTLAGVVKEASKSFKVVLLTGPRQVGKTTLLQDIQGHERSYVTLDDLQLPNGTGRDN